A single window of Hylaeus volcanicus isolate JK05 chromosome 8, UHH_iyHylVolc1.0_haploid, whole genome shotgun sequence DNA harbors:
- the LOC128881646 gene encoding uncharacterized protein LOC128881646 yields the protein MELREINRIFDSAEETTELLPPSYRDNAEMESYFIEYAIQKEIINRNRCPASRRLLSQTAHLADFNVTNGNQQKDSPCVGISMIHTSNANWPPSRKREEAKALENLRKRVDPSQLYKANRISDTCGSTSASSVLNNEQTERLDNRPKLLKKILSNRPMSIAHDSNDLETDWRDSEFITECLCWHNVYRQRHNAPPLTMSPQLCEYAQTWANHLAHTNTFYYRNDREVGQNLYCRPGGAVPSDVTGQDVASYWYSAVKQYDFLKEPDILHANVNAGHFTQLIWGSSRYFGVGKARSRSGKIIVVANYRPVGNISGHFQNNVLPPLPENVNMALSPTPQASTKLFREHYVASDSPPPASSPAPLSDTASTDSDRSSIGSAQ from the exons ATGGAGTTGCGCGAAATAAATCGCATTTTTGACTCTGCAGAAGAGACTACGGAACTTCTTCCGCCGTCCTATCGCGATAACGCGGAAATGGAAAGCTACTTCATCGAGTATGCCATTCAGAAGGAGATAATAAATCGTAATCGATGTCCTGCCAGTCGTCGTTTGCTTAGCCAAACTGCTCACTTGGCAGACTTTAATGTTACCAACGGTAACCAACAAAAG GATTCGCCATGCGTTGGTATCAGTATGATACACACTTCGAACGCAAATTGGCCTCCTTCtagaaagagagaagaagCGAAAGCATTGGAAAACCTCCGAAAAAGAGTGGACCCATCACAATTGTATAAAGCGAATCGAATTTCAGATACCTGCGGATCGACCTCTGCATCTTCGGTCTTGAATAACGAACAAACCGAGCGGCTCGATAATCGGCCAAAGCTCTTAAAAAAG ATCCTGAGTAACAGACCGATGAGTATCGCGCACGACAGTAACGATCTGGAGACCGACTGGCGAGACAGCGAATTTATTACCGAATGTTTGTGCTGGCACAATGTCTATCGACAGAGGCACAACGCCCCACCGCTAACGATGTCCCCTCAG TTATGCGAATATGCGCAAACGTGGGCTAATCACTTGGCACATACGAATACGTTCTACTACAGAAACGATCGAGAAGTGGGGCAGAATCTTTATTGTCGACCCGGTGGTGCAGTTCCTTCCGACGTAACTGGACAAGACGTCGCATCTTATTGGTACTCCGCGGTGAAACAATACGACTTTTTAAAAGAACCGGATATTCTTCATGCCAACGTGAACGCAG GACACTTCACGCAACTAATTTGGGGAAGCAGTCGTTATTTTGGAGTTGGAAAAGCGCGCAGTAGAAGTGGAAAAATAATCGTGGTAGCCAACTATCGACCGGTGGGTAATATATCTGGACACTTTCAGAATAACGTGTTGCCACCTTTGCCGGAAAATGTGAATATGGCTTTATCGCCAACGCCTCAGGCGTCGACGAAACTCTTTCGAGAACATTATGTTGCGTCTGATTCGCCGCCACCAGCGTCGTCCCCCGCGCCGCTTTCGGATACCGCGTCGACGGATAGCGACCGTTCTTCCATCGGTTCCGCGCAATAA
- the LOC128881642 gene encoding telomerase reverse transcriptase-like codes for MDNSTIKSLKAAFGSDFQRYCTRHNIVVKQDKCSAFMVPNTRVLETCIDVLDASSLKIDNRLKEIQSCKSSLPVSDEGNFLQKRLHNKSKINKRRKEKFCKETTDVSSILSQANVHLQIYVYDTSSTLPSQTVDTISNDYILNTAKNGKEIYEFIIQKTMRDIIVVDYESSISSISFLLEQFQKQHKKFNYSAVLNHLTQKQKVEETLKCNYEVSVKHLKSFFDLILAKVVPFNVFGKLRNHKKIKKGMSQLLNIPRFKSFNLRPVIEKLDISSITWLKNIQSTETQLLVIAKFVKWFFTGFLIKILRTQCHVTTPTTRNNERVYIIRSTWCNVQKHFVKKRIHRNFLQPDIECKEWRPPIGVYKLCPKYSNVRPILVSEHKADDKDNLNIIFKFLKQLTITEYGLTDFKEKWKSIIQYKNNSKTGKFYFVSSDVVDAFGSIIQSHLYDVIQLLCEKLPEDLELKLYAIKIKQYPQNTICYKQYFSDSHLQLPLASGSLYSCINNDNPQLIKKKWLLDKIWKYIFYQRVKIRKKTYIVGKGVCQGTMLSPIFADIYYNFIVYKHLKIFLECGKMIRYVDDILYASNNEILAKEFLQITKKGIPRYNCRFKELKTQSNIYSHTNTSTNSITYIGYKINCNTLEIEPTYLDTGVRYLTSYSLKDDLTPLELFKRRLHSMTGLKLSTVVINTTINSKTTIIKILQEACLYHAIRTHILIKELSIDVERNFQNIFKIIKSNNCKIARYVIKSLLTFEEEMSKLDVYMWNLEVIRILWRSYKNVFKKDKTLRKYFH; via the exons ATGGATAATTCGACCATAAAGAGTCTAAAAGCAGCTTTTGGTTCTGATTTTCAACG ATATTGTACACGTCATAATATAGTAGTGAAACAAGATAAATGCAGTGCTTTTATGGTACCCAATACTAGAGTTCTAGAAACATGCATCGACGTCCTTGATGCATCCTCGTTGAAAATAGATAATCGACTAAAAGAGATACAGAGTTGTAAATCGTCCTTACCTGTCTCAGATGAAGGAAACTTTCTCCAAAAAA gattacataataaatctaagattaataaaagaaggaaagaaaagttttGCAAAGAAACAACAGatgtttcttccattttatcTCAGGCTAATGTACACCTACAAATTTACGTGTATGATACATCTTCAACTTTACCTAGCCAGACAGTTGATACAATTTCCAACgactatattttaaatactgccaagaatggaaaagaaatatatgaaTTCATTATACAAAAAACAATGAGAGACATTATCGTTGTTGACTATGAAAGTTCCATCTCATCTATTTCTTTCCTCTTAGAACAGTTTCAGAAGCagcataaaaaatttaattattctgcTGTTTTGAATCACTTAAcccaaaaacaaaaagttgaagaaacattaaaatgtaattatgaaGTCAGCGTAAAACATTTAAAGTCATTCTTTGATCTTATACTTGCTAAAGTAGTTCCATTTAATGTATTTGGAAAGTTAAggaatcataaaaaaattaagaaagggATGTCTCAACTTTTGAATATACCAAGATTTAAATCCTTTAATTTGAGACcagttattgaaaaattagat ATCTCTAGCATTACatggttaaaaaatatacaaagcaCAGAGACACAATTGCTTGTTATagcaaaatttgttaagtGGTTTTTTACTGgatttttgattaaaatattacgtacTCAGTGTCATGTAACTACACCCACtacaagaaataatgaaagagTATATATTATACGTTCAACTTGGTGCAATGTTCAAAAACactttgttaaaaaaagaatacatagaaattttttacaaCCTGATATTGAATGTAAGGAATGGCGACCGCCGATaggtgtttataaattatgccCCAAGTATTCTAATGTACGACCTATACTTGTATCAGA ACACAAAGCAGATgacaaagataatttaaatataattttcaagttcCTCAAGCAATTGACTATCACAGAATATGGATTAACCgattttaaagagaaatggaaatcaattattcaatacaaaaataattcgaagaCTGGAAAATTTTACTTCGTGTCTAGTGATGTAGTGGATGCATTTGGTTCTATAATACAGA GTCACTTGTATGATGTCATACAATTACTTTGTGAAAAGCTTCCCGAGGATTTAGAACTCAAATTATatgcgattaaaattaaacagtaCCCACAGAATACTATATgttacaaacaatatttttctgattCCCATTTACAATTACCTTTGGCATCTGGTAGTTTATATTCATGTATAAATAATGACAACCCTcagttgataaaaaaaaaatggttgctagataaaatttggaaatatatattttatcaaagg GTTAAGATACGTAAAAAGACTTATATTGTAGGAAAAGGAGTTTGCCAAGGTACAATGTTATCGCCTATTTTTGCAgacatatattataattttattgtgtataaacacttgaaaatatttctggaaTGTGGAAAAATGATAAGATACGTGGATGATATTTTATACGCATCTAACAATGAAATTCTTGCAAAAGA atttttacaaataacgaAGAAGGGTATACCACGATATAATTGCCGCTTCAAAGAATTGAAAACTCAGAGTAATATTTATAGTCATACAAATACAAGTACAAACAGCATTACTTATATtggttacaaaattaattgtaacacTTTAGAGATAGAGCCCACATATCTCGATACAGGTGTACGTTACTTAACATCATATTCTTTAAAAGATGATTTAACTCCACTAGA ACTTTTTAAACGGCGGTTACATAGTATGACAGGTTTGAAATTATCAACAGTTGTCATAAACACTACAATTAACTCCAAAACTacaatcataaaaatattacaagagGCGtgtttataccatgcgatacgTACTCAcattttgataaaagaatTATCTATCGACGTAGaaaggaattttcaaaatatttttaaaataattaaaagtaataactGTAAAATAGCAAGATATGTGATAAAATCTTTATTAACAT TTGAAGAAGAAATGAGCAAGTTGGACGTGTACATGTGGAACTTAGAAGTTATTCGTATTTTATGGAGAtcttacaaaaatgtttttaagaaGGACAAGactttacgaaaatattttcattga